The Thermodesulfovibrio sp. 3462-1 genome contains the following window.
CTCTCATAGTGTCCAAGGTCAAGATCAGTCTCACATCCATCATCAGTCACATAAACTTCTCCATGCTCAAAAGGGCTCAAAGTGCCTGGATCAACATTTATATATGGATCAAGTTTCTGAATTGTAACTTTAAAACCTTTTGCCTCAAGGAGTGCACCAATTGAAGCTGCTGCTATTCCTTTCCCTAAGGCTGATACTACTCCACCGGTTATAAATATGTATTTAGGCATTGCTCAGCTACCTCCAGATCTTCAGGAGTATCTATTCCAAATGAATCATATTCTGTTACCCCTACTTTTATTTTTATTCCATTTTCAAGTGCTCGCAATTGTTCTAAAGCCTCTATTTTTTCCAGTCTTGACTGTGGAAGTTTTATAAAATTTTTAAGGATTTCAACTGTATATCCGTAAATTCCTATGTGTTTATACATAAAATCATTGGTTGAAACTCTTTTTAAATATTTTTCTCTGTCAAATGGTATTGGACAGCGAGAAAAATAAAGAGCATAGCCTGCTTCATCAAAAACAACCTTTACAATGTTTGGATTTTGAAACTCCCTTTCATCATAAATTTTTTTTGCCAGAGTTCCAATAAATTTATTTGAATAAGAAACTTCTTTCATAATATTTACAAGCTGGTCAATCATTTGAGGCTTTATCAAGGGTTCATCTCCTTGAAGATTAATTATAATTGATTTATTGGTTAAATTATATCCATCCTCTATTAAAATATCAACTGCCTCAGCAATTCTGTCAGTTCCTGATAGATGCTTTTTTGATGTCATTATAGCTTTTCCACCAAAGGCAGTAACACATTGAAATATTCTTTCGTCATCTGTTGCTACAAACACTTCATCAACCAGCTGAGAGGCTTTTGCTTTTTCATATACATGCTGAATAATTGGTTTATTTTTTAAAGGAGCAAGAACTTTTCCAGGAAATCTTGTAGAAGCAAATCTTGCTGGTATAATAATTGTAACCATAAATTCAATTTTTATGATAACATAAATATCTAATGTTGTGGCCAGATTTTATAAAAGAGTTAAAACTTGATTTAATTAAAACAATTAAAAAATATTTTTTATCAGCTTTATCAGCTTTTGCACTGGTATTAAGCTTTGCTCCTTTTAATCTATTTTTTC
Protein-coding sequences here:
- the kdsB gene encoding 3-deoxy-manno-octulosonate cytidylyltransferase, with amino-acid sequence MVTIIIPARFASTRFPGKVLAPLKNKPIIQHVYEKAKASQLVDEVFVATDDERIFQCVTAFGGKAIMTSKKHLSGTDRIAEAVDILIEDGYNLTNKSIIINLQGDEPLIKPQMIDQLVNIMKEVSYSNKFIGTLAKKIYDEREFQNPNIVKVVFDEAGYALYFSRCPIPFDREKYLKRVSTNDFMYKHIGIYGYTVEILKNFIKLPQSRLEKIEALEQLRALENGIKIKVGVTEYDSFGIDTPEDLEVAEQCLNTYL